Part of the Syntrophorhabdaceae bacterium genome is shown below.
GCGGGCAGACAACAATAGATGGGGTGCGAAGCGACAATTCTTCATATAGCAATTCCCGGCTGGGTGGAACGCTTGCATTGCCCGTAAACCGCTACAATTCGATCAAGCTCTTCGGGAGCACAAGCCTAAAAACCACGGCGGGAAGTGATTACGACGCGGTTGGAGTGGCCTGGCAGTACCGCTGGGGCGGTGGGCTCTAACACTCAAGGATTCCTCAAGGTTTCCGGCCATGCAGCATCGGCTGATAAGTAAAGCCCCTGAACAGAAGGCTCACCTTAAATGTTCCATAAGGGGGATGCCCCCGGAAGGCTCCACCAGGGGGTTGTGTGCTTGCGGAGATTATATGCCATATTCGCCGCATCTTCTGCGGATAAGATTGCATTTGCGGAGAATATGATCTATAATATCCGCAAGCGATGCGGAGAATGACAACTTATATTTACGATCTACCATCCTGGCCGGACTTTCATTGGGACCCGAATATTTTGGCTCCTAAATTAGCTCGCGTCCGATACAAGCAAGGCGAATTGATCGGGAGGATGAAATGTCTCGGTTTTGGGCTCCGGGATGAGGCTGTTCTTCACACGCTCACTCTTGATGTGGTTAAATCGAGCGAAATCGAAGGGGAGAATCTGGACGCAGGGCAGGTGCGATCCTCTGTCGCACGTCATTTGGGAATGGATGCGGGAGGATTGCCGCGTCCCTCCAGAGATGTCGACGGTGTGGTGGAGATGATGCTCGACGCCACCCAAAAGTACGACCAGCCTTTAACTAAGGAAAGACTTTTTGCATGGCATGCCTCGCTCTTCCCCACCGGTCGAAGCGGGTTGTATGCAATTAAGGCGGGTGCGTGGCGAGATGATAAATCCGGTCCGATGCAGGTTCATTCCGGCCCGATCGGTCGTGAGCGGGTTCATTTTCAGGGTCTGCCGGCCGGCCGTATAGAAGCCGAGATGGCAAGATTCATGGAATGGTTCAATAATGACGACGGGAATGACCTTGTGCTACGATCATGCATCGCCCATCTATGGTTTGTCACCATCCATCCCTTTGAAGACGGCAACGGACGCATTGTCCGGGCGCTCATGGATATGCTTTTGGCGAGGTCAGAGAAAAGTCCCCGTCGTTTCTACAGCATGTCGGCCCAAATCAGAACCGAAAGGCCAGAATATTACGCCGGTCTGGAAGCTGCACAACAGGGCGATTTGAACATCACGACGAGGCTGGATTGGTTTTTGGATACCCTCAGTGCGGCTCTCGACGGCGCGGGCAACACCCTCTCCCGGGTCTTAAAAAAGGCTGATTTTTGGGAAAAATATGCTCAGGAACCATTTAACCCTCGTCAAAGGGTGGTTCTCAATAAGTTGTTGGAAAACTTTGAAGGAAAGCTCACCGCGGTAAAGTGGGGAAAACTGACGAAGAAATCTGCGGATACCGCATTACGCGATATCACCGATCTGGTAGAACGGGGAATTCTGGTTAAAGATCCCGGCGGTGGAAGAAGCACCAGTTATTCACTGAATTTTCGATATCACTCCGAAGATCGGAATACGCTATTATCGGACAATCGGGACGAAACTCCTTCCTGAGGGCCGGTGTACGCAGAACCTCAAGCCTGGCCCCATTCAGAGGGCAAAAAGAAGTAAAGGAGCCTGGTCCTTCCTTTCTATTTCCGTCATGGGGACACGGGGTGGGAGGGCTTTATCCTCCCTGCTTCGGCTGCGCGCTGTTACCCGCTAAAAAGGTTCGTCGAGCATTCAGTCACCGAACTCGTTCCACCCACCCTTCGGGCGGGTACCCGGCCTCAGACAGCGGTGACTGCCCTTCGGACCATTTCTCGTCACCAAGAGGGTCCCAACGGTGCTCACAAGGCGCAGGGAGGATAAAGCCCTCCCACCCCAGAAACGGGATCGAGGGGGATTATACGTTTACGGAAAGACTGAACTGCTTTTTTCTAAAATGGGTATCCCAGCCTCCGGCCGACATGGACGCTTTTGAGAAGTTTTCTAGCTGGCCGGCTCCGTAAATTTAGACTTGAAACGACGTTATAAATGGAGGACAATAGCAATATTATAATGTGAGCATCGCGATGGGGGAACGGGTAAAGTTTGTCACGCTGGCCAACTACGTCCCCGACTCTCTTGGCGAGAGCCGATCAGTGCTTCCTGAAGTCCTTCTGTTGACTATGTTCAAGGACGCCCTATACTTCTATCAGTAATTAATGGCCTGGGGCATACCAGATGCAAAATGAAGATCGAATAAATGAGCAATCTACCGGCGAACTATCAAGGATGCGGAAGAGACTTGTCGAACTGGAGAGACTCGCAGCCGAGCATGAAGACACGGTAGAGACGCTTACGCGGTGCCAGGAAGAATATCGCGTCATTTTAGAGAACACCCTCGATGCGATCTTTCTTACTGATCCAACTGCCAACGGAAAGATACTATTTGCAAACCAGGAAGCGCGCCGGATGTTCGGTTTTATCGAAGAAGAGATAGTGGAAGGGGATCGGGACACTATTTTCGATACCGGTGATCCCCGCCTGGCGGATATGCTTAAGGCACGTGAACGCGGAGAGACGTTCAGGGGAGACTTGACCTGTAAACGCAAAGACGGCACCCTTTTCCCCGGGGAGTGGTCTTCCAGCACGTTCAAGAATAGGAAAGGCCATCCGAGGGCAGTTACAGTCGTGCGGGACATGACGGAGCAGAAACGGGCAGAGGAGTTACTAAGACAAGCAAACAAGAGATACCAGACGACCATGGAGACCATCTCGGACGGCTTCGTCTCCTTCGACAAAGAATGGCGCTATACATACATTAACGAGGCGGCATCGAGACTTCTCGGATATCCACGAGAGGAACTGATCGGACAAAACCCCTGGGAGGCCTTTCCCGAATCACCGCACCTGGCGTTCTACACCCAGTTTACCCACGCCTGCAACAAGGGCACGCCGGTTCACTTTGAAGAGTATTATCCCTCCCCGCTCAACCGCTGGTTTGAATGCCACTGCTACCCGGAACCGGAAGGCCTTTCCGTCTATTTCCGGGATATAACTGATCGCAAGGGGATAGAGGAAGTCCTCCAAAGGGCCCATGATGAACTTGACTTAAAGGTAAAGGAGCGTACCGCGGAGCTGAGTAAGGCATACGACGCCCTCAGGGCCGAGACAGAGGAGCGCCGCAGGATGGGGGAACAGCTGCAGCAGGCGCAAAAGATGGAGGCCATCGGCACTCTCTCGGGGGGAATTGCCCATGACTTCAACAATATCCTCGGCGGCATCATCGGCTTCACGGAGATGGTTATGGAGGACACACCGCCCGATAATCCCTCGTACCGCCACTTGGAGCTTATACTCAAGAGCGGGCTCAGGGCTCGCGACCTTGTGAGGCAAATCCTTGCATTCAGCCGCAAGACGGAGCAGAAGAGGGAACCCGTCTCTCTCTCGCCGCTGGTCTCGGAAACGCTGAAACTACTCAGGGCATCCATGCCCACCACCATAAGAATCACGGTGAATATCGACGTAAAATCAGATACGGTCCTTGCAAGCCCTTCCGAACTGCAGCAGATCGTAATGAACCTCTCCACCAATGCCGCATACGCCATGAAGGATGCGGGCGGTGAGTTAGAGGTAACGCTTGCCGAGAGAGAGGTCACGTCCGGCCCCATACCTGCTCCCGGACCATACGTTGAGCTTGCCGTAAGAGATACGGGGACAGGCATTGACCACGCGGTAATGACAAGGATATTCGAACCCTTCTTTACCACGAAGGAAGTGGGTCAGGGAACCGGCATGGGACTCTCCGTTGTCTACGGGATCGTGAAGAGCTTAAACGGCGATATCAGCGTCGAGAGCGCGCCCGGAATCGGCTCCACATTCCGGGTTCTCCTCCCCAGGATTGCAGAAACGGTATCTCACGAAGTCGTTCACGAGATCCCGCGAGGCAAGGAGCGTATTCTTTTCGTCGATGACGAGGAGGTTTTGGCGGAATTGGGCAAAGGCGTGCTCGAACGGCTCGGCTATAGCGTAACTGCCATAACGGACAGCAGGGAAGCGCTTGAAGTTTTTTCGAAAACGCCATCGGAGTTCGATCTTGTGCTCACGGACCAGACAATGCCCTGGATCGCGGGGATCACCTTGGCACAAGAACTCCTCAAAATACGAGGCGACGTACCCATTATCCTCGCCACCGGGCACAGCGATTCCGTCTCGGCGGAAAAAGCGAATGACATGGGGATCAGGGAATACCTAATGAAGCCTCTCGTCAGGCAGGAACTGGCTATTGCGGTCCGTCGCGTATTGGATGCGAAGGCAAAAAAATGAAAGGTGGGTTGGTAAGAATCAAGGTCTGAACCAAATAGTTGTGTTGTGCCAAAAAGGTTTGACGCTTTCTTTCTTGTGGCATTCCACCCTTCTCGACTTTAACTGCTCCTAACGCTTCGTAGGTGTGCTGTCATGTATAGCATTTAAGATACCCTCTCTTCCCCCCACACTTTTTCTTGCGTCGCTCCGCCCGATCGATTCCTTCGATTTCCCCCTACGGGGCTTTTCGCCCGGCATCCATATTATTCATCGGATAGTTGCCGGGCTGCGCTGACCGGAGCATGGCGGCGAAGATGGGACATCCTTCTCGATTCACCGTCCGTCCAAGTGATCAGGCCGCTTCGTATTGTTGTTTCTTGCCAATTGGCGCGGCGGCGTGTATCCTTATGCGTGGAGGGCACATGAGAAAGGCTTTTCTCCTTCGGGTCCAGGAGGCTGCATCCATGCAGCGTTGGAACGACAAGATCCGGCCTGTGGAGCT
Proteins encoded:
- a CDS encoding Fic family protein produces the protein MTTYIYDLPSWPDFHWDPNILAPKLARVRYKQGELIGRMKCLGFGLRDEAVLHTLTLDVVKSSEIEGENLDAGQVRSSVARHLGMDAGGLPRPSRDVDGVVEMMLDATQKYDQPLTKERLFAWHASLFPTGRSGLYAIKAGAWRDDKSGPMQVHSGPIGRERVHFQGLPAGRIEAEMARFMEWFNNDDGNDLVLRSCIAHLWFVTIHPFEDGNGRIVRALMDMLLARSEKSPRRFYSMSAQIRTERPEYYAGLEAAQQGDLNITTRLDWFLDTLSAALDGAGNTLSRVLKKADFWEKYAQEPFNPRQRVVLNKLLENFEGKLTAVKWGKLTKKSADTALRDITDLVERGILVKDPGGGRSTSYSLNFRYHSEDRNTLLSDNRDETPS
- a CDS encoding PAS domain S-box protein, which encodes MRKRLVELERLAAEHEDTVETLTRCQEEYRVILENTLDAIFLTDPTANGKILFANQEARRMFGFIEEEIVEGDRDTIFDTGDPRLADMLKARERGETFRGDLTCKRKDGTLFPGEWSSSTFKNRKGHPRAVTVVRDMTEQKRAEELLRQANKRYQTTMETISDGFVSFDKEWRYTYINEAASRLLGYPREELIGQNPWEAFPESPHLAFYTQFTHACNKGTPVHFEEYYPSPLNRWFECHCYPEPEGLSVYFRDITDRKGIEEVLQRAHDELDLKVKERTAELSKAYDALRAETEERRRMGEQLQQAQKMEAIGTLSGGIAHDFNNILGGIIGFTEMVMEDTPPDNPSYRHLELILKSGLRARDLVRQILAFSRKTEQKREPVSLSPLVSETLKLLRASMPTTIRITVNIDVKSDTVLASPSELQQIVMNLSTNAAYAMKDAGGELEVTLAEREVTSGPIPAPGPYVELAVRDTGTGIDHAVMTRIFEPFFTTKEVGQGTGMGLSVVYGIVKSLNGDISVESAPGIGSTFRVLLPRIAETVSHEVVHEIPRGKERILFVDDEEVLAELGKGVLERLGYSVTAITDSREALEVFSKTPSEFDLVLTDQTMPWIAGITLAQELLKIRGDVPIILATGHSDSVSAEKANDMGIREYLMKPLVRQELAIAVRRVLDAKAKK